A stretch of DNA from Anopheles nili chromosome 2, idAnoNiliSN_F5_01, whole genome shotgun sequence:
CCTGTTGCAATGTTGccggcgtttttctttttgttttgcttatgcTCATACTTTGCTTCTGCGCATCCATTGTAGCCGAAGCCGACCGTACACCCGGAGATTGACTTCAATCCATCGCAGGATGCGGCGTTACTTCGCAAAGCGATGAAGGGTTTTGGAACAGACGAGCAGGCGATCATCGATATTTTGTGTTCGCGCAGTAACGCCCAGCGGCAGCTGATTACGGCTGCCTTCAAGAACGAGCTGGGCCGCGATTTGATGAAGGATCTGAAGTCCGAGCTGAGCGGCAAGTTCGAGGATCTCATCGTCGGGTTGATGATGCCACCGGTTAACTACCTGTGCAAGCAGCTGTACAAGGCCATGGATGGTATCGGAACGGACGAGAAGGCATTGATCGAAATATTGTGCTCGCAGGATAACGAACGGATGCACGAGATCGTACGCACGTACGATGAAATGTACAACCGCCCGCTGGCGGAGCATGTGTGCTCCGAAACGTCTGGCAGCTTCCGGCGGTTACTGACACTGATCATCACTGGCACGCGCGAACCGATGTCGTCGTGCAATCCGGATCTTGCCGTTGAACAGGCGAAGCAATTGTACGATGCCGGCGAGGGTCGGATGGGAACGGATGAATCGGTGTTCTACAAGATTCTGGCACACGCCTCGTTCGCCCAACTCGAGATGGTGTTCGAGGAGTACAAAAAGTTAACCGGTCGTACGATCGAGCAGGCCCTCAAGGCCGAAGTG
This window harbors:
- the LOC128721980 gene encoding annexin B10-like — encoded protein: MSWFYVPKPTVHPEIDFNPSQDAALLRKAMKGFGTDEQAIIDILCSRSNAQRQLITAAFKNELGRDLMKDLKSELSGKFEDLIVGLMMPPVNYLCKQLYKAMDGIGTDEKALIEILCSQDNERMHEIVRTYDEMYNRPLAEHVCSETSGSFRRLLTLIITGTREPMSSCNPDLAVEQAKQLYDAGEGRMGTDESVFYKILAHASFAQLEMVFEEYKKLTGRTIEQALKAEVSGDFYEALSAIVECVQMAPHYFAKKLFLAMDGVGTDDKTLIRIIVSRSEIDLQNIKDEFEQMYNKTLVSAVKSETSGDYKRGLCCLIGNA